The Deltaproteobacteria bacterium genome contains the following window.
ATCATGGGCGGCGGTCCACTGGGCACCTTTAAATGGGTTTTCAAATCCCCGCAACGCAGTTCCACGGCCGTTGAAAAGGTTTATCAGTACCTCCAAAAAAAGAACCTGAAGAAGATCGCCCTGATCACCGCTTCCGATGGCTTTGGAAAAGACGGCAAATCCTGGCTGGAAAAGCTGGCTCCCAAACATGGACTGACCATTGTGGCCGATGAGGCCTTCAATCCTAAAGACACGGATATGACCTCCCAATTGACCAAAATCAAAGCCGCCAATCCCGAGGCCATTATCTGCTGGACCATCGGGCCGGCCGGGTCCATCGTGGCCAAGAATGTCAAGCAGCTCAATATCAAAACCCCCTTATTCCAGTGCCATGGTCTGCCCGATCCCAAATACATCGAGCTGGCCGGTTCGGCTTCCGAAGGCAATATGATGCCTTCCACCAAGTTGATGGCCTGGGACCAGCTTGCCGACAAAGACCCACAAAAAAAGGTAATCAAAGAGTTTGTCAATCTTTACAATCACGTGTATCATTATGATAAACAATTTCTGATCAACGCCCATTCCGGTTATGCTTGGGATGCCATTTATATCGTGGCCAACGCCATGAAAAAGGCCGGTACGGACAAACAAAAATTACGGGAGGCTATCGAGCAAACCAAAAATTATATCGGTATCAGCGGAATTTACAACCTGACGGCTGAAGATCATAATGGTCTGGGTACCGATTCCATGATTATGGTCCGCATCGAAAACGGCAAATGGAAATTGGCGGAATAAAACCGGGCATAAGGCGCAGGGCACAGGGCACAAGGGTATACGGTGTAAGGTTAAAGGTTGAAGGCCAAAATTGCCTTTCCTTATACCTTAAACCCCATCCTTCTGCCCTGAGCCCTGTGCCTTGAGCCTTAATAATTAATAGAAAGGGTTCTCATGCCTTCCTTCGAATACCTCAAACCCAACTCCATGGATGAAGCCATTTCTCTGCTGGAATCCCATGGGGAAAAGGCCAAATATATTGCCGGGGGGACGGACGTCATAGTCAAGATCAAAGAAAAGAAAATAGCTCCCCAATATTTGATTTCTTTAAGACACCTCCCGGAGCTTTCCTATATCCGGCGGGATCCGGAAGGAATCTTGCGCATCGGGGGCTTGACTACCCACAGAATGCTGGAAAAATCTCCCCTGATCCGGCAGCACTACCCTGTCATCACCGATGCGGTGGAAAATATCGGCTCGGTCCAAATCCGCAATGTGGCCACCATCGGCGGCAATATCTGCAATGCCGTGCCTTCGGCCGACGGCGTCATCCCATTGCTGACGTTGGGGACCCATCTTCATCTGGTGGGACCTAAAGGAAAAAGGACCCTGCCATTAAAAAGTTTTTTCCTTGGACCCGGACAGACCCTGATGGAACACGGAGAAATTTTAAACGAATTTTTTATTCCTCCTCTGCTTCCCAATAGCAGCGGGGCCTACATCAAGCATACCCGCCGGGAGGCCATGGAACTGCCGATCCTTGGAGTGGGGATGGTCTTGTCGCTGGCGGAAGACCTGAAAACCTGCCTTAAGGTGCGCATCGGTCTGGGCGTGGCCGCCCCCACGCCGATCCGGGCCTATCTGGCCGAAGAGTGCCTGACCGGAAAAGAAGTCAATCAACAATCTCTGGACGAAACAGCCCGGATCGCTGAGAAGGAAACCAAGATGCGCGACAGCATCCGCGGCCAGGCCTGGTACCGGCGGGAAATGGTCGGCGTGCTCATTAGTCGTCTTGGGGTGAGATGTCTGGAGCGTATTAATAAATAGTGCTTTGCAATTAAAATCGAATTTTTGGAGTTTATAAAATGAGAAAAGAGGCCACCTTAGAAAAAATTGAACAGGAGATAGAAAAGCTTACACCTCAGGAACAATTAAAATTGGTGGAAAAGGTTGCCCATCAATTAAGAAAACTTGCTCTGGGGAAGAAAAAAGAGCTTGACTGGGGTAAACTTTATGGTCTCGGGAAAGGACTATGGAATGAAGATGCCCAGAGGTATGTTAATCGTTTAAGGGAAGACCGAACATGAATCTCGTTGATGAATTATCCCAATTTAAAACTATCTTCATAGATACCGCGCCAATCATCTATTATATAGAAGCTCATTCTCAATTTGGCCCTCTTGTTAAAAACGTTATTGACTTATTTCGCTCCGGAAGATTAATCGCCTTTTCGTCAGTCATTACCCTTACCGAAGTTTTGCCCAAACCAGTGGAGGCGGGCAATGAAGTGTTGGTAAAAAAGTTTCTTGAATTTTTTAAACACGGGAAGAATCTAAACCTGCTTGAAATAACCACAGGTATCGCTGAGAAGGCTGGAAGATTGAGAGGAAAATATCCAGGCCTAAAAACCATTGATGCTATTCAGCTTTCCGGAGCGATTGAAATCGGTGCAAATGTTTTTCTTACCAATGATAAAAAACTCGGTCAGGTCAAAGAAATAAAGGTGTTTATTCTAAAAGATTTTACCGAATAGGTTTGCAATTTAGGAGGTTCTGATAAAAATGCAAAAAATTACCTTTACGCTAAACGGCCATGCCGTGAAAGCCCTGGTGGAGCCCCAATGGACCCTGCTGGAATTGCTCAGGGACCACCTGGAATTGACCGGCACCAAGGAAGGCTGCGGGGTGGGGGAATGCGGGGCCTGTACGGTCATAATCGATGGAAAGGCTGTCAATGCCTGCCTCTTTCCTGTTTTGGAAACAGAAGGTGCCGAGGTCCTGACCATCGAAGGTTTGATGGGGCCGGACGGCTCTCTCCATCCTCTGCAACGGGCCTTTATCAACCAGGGGGCCGTCCAGTGCGGGTTCTGTTCGCCGGGCATGATCCTTTCGGCCAAGGCCCTATTGGATGAAAACCCCCATCCCACGGAAGATGAAATCCGTACGGCCCTGGCCGGCAATTTCTGCCGTTGCACCGGCTATACCCAGATCATCCAGGCCGTTCAATCCCTGGGGACATACGCGGAAAAAGAAGTGGCGGTTATGCCGCGGGAAGAGTGAAAACCGTTCGGGGGTCAGGGATCAGGGGCCGGGGGGCGGCCTTGAGAGTTAAGAGTTCGGAATTCGGAGAATCGAGTACAATAAAAAGCTGAATGCTATTAAAAGGAGAACCATGGAAGAACTTCAAATCATCGGTCAGCGGATTCCTAAAATCGATGCCATTGATAAAGTCACCGGCCGGGCCAAATATATCCAGGACTGGAAGCTGCCGGGCATGCTTTACGGAAAAATCCTTTACAGCAAATACGCCCACGCCCGTATTACGCACATCGATATCTCCAGGGCCGAGAAATTACCCGGGGTCCGGGCCATCCTGACCGGGGACCTGATCCCTCCTTTAAGGTTCGGCTTTTATAAAGACAATACCCCCCTCAAGGCCGGAAAGGTCTGCTCTTATCGGGACGAAGTGGCGGCCGTGGCGGCCGTTGATCCGGAAATCGCCCGGGAAGCCTTAAGTCTGATCGAAGTCACCTACAGTCCCCTGCCCCCGGTCTTTGACCCCGAAGAGGCCATGCTGGAAAACGCCCCGCTGATCCACGAAGACCATAAAACCAATGTTCTCAAGATGCCCTGGAAATTAATCTGCGGCGACGTGGATGAGGCCCGGAAAAATTCCGCCTTTGTCGCCCAGGACCGTTTTAAGGCCACCTGGGTGACCCACTGCTGCCTGGGCACCAGCGGCTGTGTGGCCGATTTCGATCTAAGGAACAACCTGACCCTTTACAGCAATACCCAGATTCCCTCGTTGGCCCAGAAGGATTTTTTGGAATTCTTAAAGGGCCTGGGTGTAACGGATTCCCGGGTTCGAATCATTCAAACCAGCATCGGCGGGGCCTTCGGCAGCAAACTCGACACCTATGCCTATGAATACATCGCCATCCTGCTGGCCCATAAGACCCGCAAGCCGGTCAAGATCCTTTTTGACCGCCAGGAAGAATTCAAGGCCACTTCCACCCGTCAACCGGCGATCATCGATATCGCCCAGGGCTGCACCCGGGAGGGTAAATTGACCTTTCGGGACATTACCATGATCCTGGACAACGGGGCTTACACCTCCTGGGGGGCCACCACCCCGTCGGTCATGATGATGCCGATTTCCTCTCTTTATAAAGTCCCCAATGTGCGTTATATCGCCAAATGCGTCTACACCAACAATACCTACAGCCAGGCCATGCGGGGCTACGGAAATCCCCAGGCCACCTTTGCCATAGAAAGCCAGATCGATATACTGGCCGGCCAGGCCGGTATTGATCCCTGCGAATTCCGTTTGATCAACAGCAATCAACCGGGCGAGACCTCCCCTCAGGGCTTTAAGATCACCACCTGCGGCCTGGAAGCCTGTTTACAGGCCGTGGCCAAGGACTTAAATTGGAAAGAAAAGCACGGCCAGGGGAATAAACGGGGGGTGGGGATGGCCTCCTTAATCCATGTGGGCGGCGGCGCCCGTGTTTATAAATCTGATGGGTGCGGCGCCATCATCAAGATGGATGACTTCGGCCGGGTGGATGTCTTTACCGGGGCCACGGAAATGGGGCAGGGATCGGATACGGTCATTGCCCAGATCGTGGCCGAAGAGCTGGGGATTCGGACCGCTGATGTCAATATCATCAACAACGATACCGATGTCTGCCCCTGGGATGTAGGGGCCCATGC
Protein-coding sequences here:
- a CDS encoding FAD binding domain-containing protein, whose translation is MPSFEYLKPNSMDEAISLLESHGEKAKYIAGGTDVIVKIKEKKIAPQYLISLRHLPELSYIRRDPEGILRIGGLTTHRMLEKSPLIRQHYPVITDAVENIGSVQIRNVATIGGNICNAVPSADGVIPLLTLGTHLHLVGPKGKRTLPLKSFFLGPGQTLMEHGEILNEFFIPPLLPNSSGAYIKHTRREAMELPILGVGMVLSLAEDLKTCLKVRIGLGVAAPTPIRAYLAEECLTGKEVNQQSLDETARIAEKETKMRDSIRGQAWYRREMVGVLISRLGVRCLERINK
- a CDS encoding ABC transporter substrate-binding protein, whose amino-acid sequence is MKKFGIFFMLCIFVLGISLAQAADPIKIGAFYSLSGPAAAIGTPTKLVTQMVVEKINKEGGINGHPIELVLGDTESEPTKAVMVIKKFINVDKVAAIIGPDRTDLGMAVKKLIEEAEIPTFMTVGGDPVIMGGGPLGTFKWVFKSPQRSSTAVEKVYQYLQKKNLKKIALITASDGFGKDGKSWLEKLAPKHGLTIVADEAFNPKDTDMTSQLTKIKAANPEAIICWTIGPAGSIVAKNVKQLNIKTPLFQCHGLPDPKYIELAGSASEGNMMPSTKLMAWDQLADKDPQKKVIKEFVNLYNHVYHYDKQFLINAHSGYAWDAIYIVANAMKKAGTDKQKLREAIEQTKNYIGISGIYNLTAEDHNGLGTDSMIMVRIENGKWKLAE
- a CDS encoding xanthine dehydrogenase family protein molybdopterin-binding subunit — translated: MEELQIIGQRIPKIDAIDKVTGRAKYIQDWKLPGMLYGKILYSKYAHARITHIDISRAEKLPGVRAILTGDLIPPLRFGFYKDNTPLKAGKVCSYRDEVAAVAAVDPEIAREALSLIEVTYSPLPPVFDPEEAMLENAPLIHEDHKTNVLKMPWKLICGDVDEARKNSAFVAQDRFKATWVTHCCLGTSGCVADFDLRNNLTLYSNTQIPSLAQKDFLEFLKGLGVTDSRVRIIQTSIGGAFGSKLDTYAYEYIAILLAHKTRKPVKILFDRQEEFKATSTRQPAIIDIAQGCTREGKLTFRDITMILDNGAYTSWGATTPSVMMMPISSLYKVPNVRYIAKCVYTNNTYSQAMRGYGNPQATFAIESQIDILAGQAGIDPCEFRLINSNQPGETSPQGFKITTCGLEACLQAVAKDLNWKEKHGQGNKRGVGMASLIHVGGGARVYKSDGCGAIIKMDDFGRVDVFTGATEMGQGSDTVIAQIVAEELGIRTADVNIINNDTDVCPWDVGAHASRTTFVAGNAALGAAQKIKEQILTLAALELEVNRKDLGMKDRKVFVQGNPDRFLPLEKILRKAHYSNQGQMIMAEYFYDPANENLDREFKGNLSMTYAFGAHGVEVEVDEESGKVKILNYVAAHDVGRAINPMLLEGQVYGGVTMGVGYALTEQLIIHKGEVMNPNFRDYKLLTCKDRIPIKTIVVETNDQDGPFGAKGIGEPGCVPTAPAIANAVFDAIGVRIKDLPITPEKIVAALKSKNKAL
- a CDS encoding (2Fe-2S)-binding protein; translated protein: MQKITFTLNGHAVKALVEPQWTLLELLRDHLELTGTKEGCGVGECGACTVIIDGKAVNACLFPVLETEGAEVLTIEGLMGPDGSLHPLQRAFINQGAVQCGFCSPGMILSAKALLDENPHPTEDEIRTALAGNFCRCTGYTQIIQAVQSLGTYAEKEVAVMPREE
- a CDS encoding type II toxin-antitoxin system VapC family toxin, with translation MNLVDELSQFKTIFIDTAPIIYYIEAHSQFGPLVKNVIDLFRSGRLIAFSSVITLTEVLPKPVEAGNEVLVKKFLEFFKHGKNLNLLEITTGIAEKAGRLRGKYPGLKTIDAIQLSGAIEIGANVFLTNDKKLGQVKEIKVFILKDFTE